Proteins from a single region of Deinococcus aquaedulcis:
- a CDS encoding ABC transporter permease, whose translation MRFVPLTTPSPARAALVTLASVAAALLLCALVFVLAGQAPGTVYGTMLRGTLGDPTGLAEVARRTIPLLLIGSGLALAFRAQFFNIGAEGQLLLGAVFAAGTALFVPLPGPLLLPAMFAAGFVGGGLWALIAAALRRVNVNEILSTLMLNYVAAALVTYLIAGPWKGKDVRGYIYTDTFAPQAWLPTLSGTQVHWPTLVLGVALALGLQWLLTRSTFGYALRVVGENPGAARYAGLKAARVATLVALLTGGLAGLAGAGEVAGIHHRLLEAGQISLGYGFTAVIVAWLARGHPALCLLTAPLMGVLLAGGDLLKIDLNLPFRVVDIFSGVMLLCLISGEVFVRHRVVWGRG comes from the coding sequence ATGAGGTTCGTGCCGCTGACCACCCCCTCCCCCGCCCGCGCCGCACTGGTCACCCTGGCCTCGGTGGCCGCCGCGCTGCTGCTGTGCGCGCTGGTCTTTGTGCTGGCCGGGCAGGCGCCGGGCACGGTGTACGGCACCATGCTGCGCGGCACCCTGGGCGACCCCACGGGCTTGGCCGAGGTCGCGCGGCGCACCATTCCGCTGCTGCTGATCGGCTCGGGGCTGGCGCTGGCCTTCCGGGCGCAGTTTTTCAACATTGGCGCCGAGGGGCAGTTGCTGCTGGGGGCGGTGTTCGCGGCGGGCACCGCGCTGTTTGTGCCGCTGCCCGGCCCGCTGCTGCTGCCGGCCATGTTCGCGGCGGGCTTTGTGGGCGGCGGCCTCTGGGCCCTGATCGCAGCGGCGCTGCGCCGGGTGAATGTCAACGAGATTCTGTCCACCCTGATGCTGAATTACGTGGCCGCCGCGCTGGTCACCTACCTGATCGCCGGGCCCTGGAAGGGCAAGGACGTGCGCGGGTACATCTACACCGATACCTTTGCCCCGCAGGCGTGGCTGCCCACCCTGAGCGGCACCCAGGTGCACTGGCCCACGCTGGTGCTGGGCGTGGCGCTGGCGCTGGGGCTGCAGTGGCTGCTCACGCGCTCCACCTTCGGCTACGCCCTGCGTGTGGTGGGCGAGAACCCCGGCGCGGCCCGCTACGCCGGCCTCAAGGCGGCGCGTGTCGCCACGCTGGTGGCCCTGCTGACGGGCGGCCTCGCCGGGCTGGCCGGTGCGGGCGAGGTGGCCGGGATTCACCACCGCCTGCTGGAAGCCGGGCAGATCAGCCTGGGCTACGGCTTTACGGCCGTGATCGTGGCGTGGCTGGCGCGCGGCCATCCCGCCCTGTGCCTGCTGACCGCGCCGCTGATGGGCGTGCTGCTGGCCGGCGGCGACCTCCTGAAAATTGACCTGAACCTGCCCTTCCGCGTGGTGGATATCTTCAGCGGCGTCATGCTGCTGTGCCTGATTTCCGGCGAAGTGTTTGTGCGTCACCGCGTGGTGTGGGGCCGGGGGTAG
- a CDS encoding ABC transporter ATP-binding protein: MSVPPAPPPPDAPLHEGGPPALRLRGVTKRFPGVVANDRVDLTVARGEVLALLGENGAGKSTLISMLYGLYQPDEGTLEVQGQPVRIGSPAQARRLGIGLVPQHPLLVARHTVAENLALGTGRGLFPARQVAARLGELSARYGLEVRPEARVADLSPGEKQRVEILRALLGGARVLILDEPTSVLTPQEAEGLFRVMRELRAGGHSLIFISHKLDEVLDVADRVTVLRKGQVVGGLSTAGATREALAELMVGRSVDFARKRTAGAPPEAAPTLLSVQGLRATGARGPEVLRGVSFELRAGEVLGVAGIAGNGQSELVEVLAGLREAAGHVTLDGQPLTGDAAQRFQAGVAHIPEDRLHSGTVPTMTVSENLALRDYDRPPLGRGLARDLKATDERARREVEAYAVATPGLHTPVRLLSGGNIQKLILARELAGQPRLILAVHPTYGLDIGATDQVHRALLSRTEQGAGVLLVSEDLDELLSLSDRVGVMVGGQLRGPYPAAEVSRESLGLLMGGAHPHSLPGAQQSGNEQGVGA; encoded by the coding sequence GTGAGTGTGCCCCCAGCCCCGCCCCCACCCGACGCGCCCCTGCACGAAGGGGGGCCCCCGGCCCTGCGCCTGCGCGGCGTGACCAAGCGCTTTCCCGGCGTGGTGGCCAATGACCGCGTGGACCTGACCGTGGCGCGCGGCGAGGTGCTGGCGCTGCTGGGCGAGAACGGCGCGGGCAAAAGCACCCTGATTTCCATGCTGTATGGCCTCTATCAGCCCGATGAGGGCACGCTGGAGGTGCAGGGCCAGCCGGTGCGCATCGGCAGCCCGGCGCAGGCGCGGCGGCTGGGCATTGGGCTGGTGCCGCAGCACCCCCTGTTGGTGGCGCGGCACACCGTGGCCGAGAATCTGGCGCTGGGAACGGGTCGCGGGCTGTTTCCGGCGCGGCAGGTCGCGGCGCGGCTGGGGGAACTTTCGGCGCGCTACGGGCTGGAGGTGCGCCCGGAGGCCCGGGTGGCTGACCTCTCGCCCGGCGAAAAGCAGCGGGTGGAGATCCTGCGCGCCCTGCTGGGCGGCGCCCGCGTGCTCATTCTGGACGAGCCCACCAGTGTGCTGACCCCGCAGGAAGCCGAGGGGCTGTTCCGGGTGATGCGCGAACTGCGCGCGGGCGGGCACAGCCTGATTTTCATTTCTCACAAGCTTGACGAGGTGCTGGACGTGGCCGACCGCGTGACCGTGCTGCGTAAGGGGCAGGTGGTGGGCGGCCTGAGCACCGCTGGCGCCACCCGCGAGGCGCTGGCCGAACTGATGGTGGGCCGCAGCGTGGATTTTGCGCGCAAGCGGACCGCCGGGGCGCCCCCAGAAGCAGCCCCCACCCTGCTGAGCGTGCAGGGGCTGCGCGCGACCGGGGCCCGGGGCCCGGAGGTGCTGCGCGGCGTGTCCTTTGAGCTGCGCGCGGGTGAAGTGCTGGGCGTGGCGGGGATTGCCGGCAACGGCCAGAGCGAACTGGTGGAGGTGCTGGCCGGGCTGCGGGAGGCGGCCGGCCACGTGACCCTGGACGGCCAGCCGCTGACCGGGGACGCGGCCCAGCGCTTCCAGGCGGGTGTGGCCCACATTCCCGAAGACCGCCTGCACAGCGGCACCGTGCCCACCATGACCGTCAGCGAGAATCTGGCCCTGCGCGACTATGACCGCCCGCCCCTGGGCCGGGGCCTGGCGCGCGACCTGAAGGCCACCGATGAACGCGCCCGCCGCGAGGTCGAGGCCTACGCGGTGGCCACCCCGGGCCTGCACACCCCGGTGCGGCTGCTGAGCGGCGGCAACATTCAGAAACTGATTCTGGCGCGCGAACTGGCGGGCCAGCCCCGCCTGATCCTGGCCGTGCACCCCACCTACGGCCTGGATATCGGGGCCACCGATCAGGTGCACCGGGCGCTGCTCTCGCGCACCGAACAGGGCGCGGGCGTGCTGCTGGTCAGCGAGGACCTGGATGAACTCCTGAGCCTCTCGGACCGCGTGGGGGTGATGGTGGGCGGCCAGCTGCGCGGTCCCTACCCCGCCGCCGAGGTCAGCCGCGAGTCGCTGGGCCTCCTGATGGGCGGCGCGCATCCGCACAGCCTCCCTGGAGCCCAGCAATCCGGCAACGAGCAGGGGGTGGGCGCATGA